The Patescibacteria group bacterium genome window below encodes:
- a CDS encoding thioredoxin domain-containing protein, giving the protein MKKKKSLLDIVSDKKKSDNFLRYVLWVGIVSSGLVLLLMLLSSGFSGDWFKAGITKKDSAPLVEDEPGLSGAVLVDKTSQVREIGPEDYVWGPRNAKLQLIIYNDFECPFSANFSETVAKAKNDFREDLVVVVRHFPLESHYMAIQAAEAAECAGEQDKFWEMHNALFEEQRNGEITEETIAQKGEQLGLEQEQYLSCLTNNKYLDKIMSQKQEAKRLGVSGTPASFLNGIYYPGALPYNEFTYPDGTEAQGLRILLQEELER; this is encoded by the coding sequence ATGAAAAAAAAGAAATCTTTATTGGATATTGTAAGTGATAAAAAAAAGTCAGATAATTTTTTGCGCTATGTCCTTTGGGTCGGTATCGTATCATCTGGTCTTGTTTTGTTATTAATGCTTCTTTCTTCCGGTTTTAGTGGAGATTGGTTTAAGGCGGGGATTACTAAAAAAGATTCTGCTCCTTTAGTTGAAGATGAACCTGGTTTAAGTGGCGCTGTCTTAGTAGATAAAACCTCACAAGTTAGAGAAATCGGTCCAGAAGATTATGTTTGGGGTCCTCGTAATGCTAAGTTGCAACTAATTATTTATAATGATTTTGAGTGTCCTTTTTCTGCTAATTTCAGTGAAACTGTTGCTAAGGCTAAAAATGACTTTAGAGAAGATTTAGTCGTAGTGGTTCGTCATTTCCCCCTAGAGAGCCATTATATGGCCATACAGGCAGCTGAGGCGGCTGAGTGTGCGGGAGAACAGGATAAGTTTTGGGAAATGCATAATGCTTTGTTTGAGGAACAACGCAATGGTGAGATAACCGAAGAAACTATTGCCCAAAAGGGCGAACAATTAGGTCTTGAACAAGAACAATATCTTTCTTGTTTGACTAACAATAAATATTTGGATAAGATAATGAGCCAAAAGCAGGAGGCTAAGAGATTAGGAGTTTCTGGTACGCCAGCCAGCTTTTTAAACGGTATTTATTATCCTGGGGCTCTCCCTTATAACGAATTTACCTATCCGGACGGCACAGAGGCTCAGGGGTTAAGGATTCTTTTACAGGAAGAGCTGGAAAGATAA
- a CDS encoding sigma-70 family RNA polymerase sigma factor — MVGKARSRGFVTETELLYAFPYVEDYIYDYEVFLERLQRNSIDIIEDSGGFLDSGANQKKQDQLSAVIGEDKDRLKFDISELSSDSIQMYLREIGKVPLLSGEEEIELSQRKERGDKAAERRLIEANLRLVVSIAKKFAGTKGLSLLDLIQEGNIGLFRAVEKFEYRKGFKFSTYATWWIRQAITRSLADQSRTIRIPVHMVETINRFQHIQRQLIQNLGREPMPEEVAAEMNESIDKVRYIIKISQDTISLETSVGDDDEDSTLEDFIEDVKNVTPDRAAALQLLRDYVRDIISELTPREQKILEMRFGLLDGVSHTLEEVGSEFEVTRERIRQIEFKTLEKIQKHHLINKLKDY; from the coding sequence ATGGTTGGCAAGGCACGTTCTCGGGGTTTTGTTACCGAAACCGAATTGTTATATGCTTTTCCTTATGTAGAAGATTATATTTATGATTATGAAGTCTTTTTGGAAAGACTACAAAGAAACAGTATTGATATTATAGAAGACTCCGGGGGTTTCTTGGATTCAGGAGCCAACCAAAAAAAGCAGGATCAATTATCTGCTGTAATTGGTGAAGATAAGGATCGTCTTAAGTTTGATATTTCCGAACTCTCTTCAGATTCTATCCAGATGTATTTAAGAGAAATTGGTAAGGTACCGCTTTTAAGTGGTGAGGAAGAGATAGAGTTGTCCCAAAGAAAAGAAAGAGGGGATAAGGCGGCAGAAAGAAGACTAATTGAAGCTAACCTTCGTTTAGTGGTTTCTATTGCCAAAAAGTTTGCCGGTACTAAGGGACTTAGTTTACTTGACCTTATCCAAGAAGGTAATATCGGGTTATTTCGGGCAGTGGAGAAGTTTGAATATCGTAAAGGCTTTAAGTTCTCTACTTATGCCACTTGGTGGATTAGGCAGGCTATTACCCGCTCTTTAGCAGATCAGTCTCGTACTATTCGTATCCCGGTACACATGGTAGAAACGATTAATCGTTTTCAACATATCCAAAGACAATTAATTCAGAATTTAGGTAGAGAACCTATGCCTGAAGAAGTAGCGGCGGAAATGAATGAATCTATAGACAAGGTGAGATATATTATTAAAATATCCCAAGATACTATTTCTTTGGAAACCTCAGTGGGAGACGATGATGAAGATTCTACCCTAGAGGACTTTATTGAAGATGTTAAGAATGTTACACCAGATAGAGCAGCCGCCCTCCAACTTTTAAGGGATTATGTTAGAGATATAATTTCCGAGTTAACCCCAAGAGAACAAAAGATTCTAGAGATGCGTTTTGGGCTTTTAGATGGAGTTTCTCATACCTTGGAAGAGGTGGGTTCAGAGTTTGAGGTTACCAGAGAACGTATCCGCCAAATTGAGTTTAAAACTCTAGAAAAGATCCAAAAGCATCATTTGATTAATAAATTAAAGGATTATTAA
- the dnaG gene encoding DNA primase, which translates to MLNPSDEIKAKLDIVEVIRHYTPVKAAGANFMARCPFHNEKTPSLSISPTKQVWHCFGCARGGDLFSFVMEMENLSFVEALRLLAPRAGVTLRAESGANASLRNRLLDIMEQVTGFYHRLLMTEQAGAIARQYAKERGLTEETVKEWQIGFAPLDWNDAIDFLRSRKHSETDIVAAGLGIRKEGTNRIYNRFRGRLMFPVCEINGNTVGFSGRILPQLADESSQGKYINSPQTPLYDKSRILFGLDKAKQAIRETKTVVAVEGQMDCVSAHQAGFKNVIATSGTALTDEQISLLKRFTNSVSFALDMDSAGKAALDRASEAALRGEMETKVIILPAGKDPDECIRKDPEGWLKAVKEAKPVMEYYFEETLSSLDLSSPTGRRRGAELLLPRLARVANSVEQSYWLKILAEKLDTPENVLLQDLKKESLKDNNSGGYINKILDKAEVSLESKTEKSREEILSENLLCYLLAFPFFIRSIDSRLSIEQLVGEVNQALYRLLIIYYNKNSAKGVHADTAEALVYPEFRVWLSEQTQADEKVVKSLDRLALITEKDYADSETSKVEQALAEIITHLRRAYLSRRLKLVTRLITEVQSKKTEDDEVSSSDRLRELLNEFKNLTEELRQLPN; encoded by the coding sequence ATGCTTAATCCATCCGATGAAATAAAAGCCAAGTTGGATATTGTTGAAGTAATTCGTCATTATACTCCGGTTAAGGCGGCTGGCGCTAATTTTATGGCTCGCTGTCCTTTTCATAATGAAAAGACTCCTTCTTTATCCATTAGTCCAACTAAACAAGTTTGGCACTGTTTTGGTTGCGCGCGTGGTGGTGATCTTTTTTCTTTTGTAATGGAGATGGAGAATCTAAGCTTTGTGGAAGCTTTAAGGCTTTTAGCGCCCAGGGCCGGAGTAACCCTTCGTGCGGAGTCCGGCGCTAACGCTTCTTTACGTAACCGTCTTTTGGATATTATGGAGCAGGTGACTGGTTTTTATCATCGTCTTTTAATGACAGAGCAAGCTGGAGCTATAGCGAGGCAATATGCCAAAGAGCGAGGTTTAACCGAAGAAACGGTTAAGGAATGGCAAATAGGTTTTGCACCTCTAGATTGGAATGATGCCATAGACTTTTTACGTTCTCGCAAACACTCGGAAACAGATATTGTGGCTGCCGGACTCGGTATAAGAAAAGAGGGAACTAATCGGATCTATAATCGCTTTAGAGGTAGACTAATGTTTCCTGTTTGTGAAATTAACGGTAATACTGTGGGTTTTAGCGGACGTATTCTACCACAATTAGCGGATGAATCTTCTCAAGGTAAATACATTAATAGCCCGCAAACTCCTTTATATGATAAGAGTAGAATTCTTTTTGGTCTAGATAAAGCCAAGCAGGCTATTAGAGAGACTAAGACCGTGGTAGCGGTAGAAGGGCAAATGGATTGTGTAAGTGCGCATCAGGCTGGTTTTAAGAATGTTATTGCCACCTCAGGTACAGCTTTAACAGATGAACAAATTTCTTTACTTAAGCGCTTTACCAATTCCGTTTCTTTTGCCTTGGATATGGACAGTGCTGGTAAGGCGGCTCTAGATAGAGCTAGTGAAGCGGCCTTACGCGGAGAGATGGAAACTAAGGTAATTATTTTGCCGGCCGGTAAGGATCCGGATGAGTGTATAAGAAAAGACCCTGAAGGTTGGCTTAAAGCCGTTAAAGAGGCTAAGCCGGTGATGGAATATTATTTTGAAGAAACCCTTTCTTCTCTGGATTTGTCTTCACCAACCGGACGTCGTCGCGGAGCTGAACTTCTTTTACCTCGTTTAGCTCGAGTAGCCAATTCGGTTGAACAATCATATTGGCTTAAGATATTAGCCGAGAAATTAGATACTCCGGAAAATGTTTTATTACAAGATCTAAAAAAAGAGTCCTTAAAGGATAATAATTCCGGTGGTTATATAAACAAGATCTTAGATAAGGCTGAGGTTTCTTTGGAGTCTAAGACCGAAAAGAGTCGTGAAGAGATTTTATCTGAAAATCTTTTATGCTATCTTCTGGCTTTTCCGTTTTTTATTCGTTCCATAGATAGCCGCTTGTCAATTGAGCAATTAGTAGGGGAGGTTAACCAGGCTCTTTACAGACTTTTAATTATTTATTATAATAAGAATAGCGCTAAAGGTGTCCATGCGGACACGGCGGAAGCTTTGGTTTATCCGGAATTTAGGGTTTGGCTCAGTGAGCAGACCCAGGCAGACGAAAAAGTCGTTAAATCTTTAGATCGTCTGGCCCTGATAACCGAAAAAGATTACGCAGACAGCGAAACATCCAAGGTTGAACAGGCTTTGGCCGAGATTATTACTCATTTGCGCCGTGCTTATTTAAGCCGCCGCCTTAAGCTCGTGACCCGCCTGATCACTGAAGTGCAGTCCAAGAAGACTGAGGACGATGAAGTTAGCTCTTCGGACCGTCTTCGTGAACTGCTTAATGAATTTAAAAACTTAACCGAAGAGTTAAGGCAGCTTCCTAATTAA
- a CDS encoding Eco47II family restriction endonuclease, with protein sequence MNYSVPKKQLLPFIGNEDLYKNVEVVLNVANRTIKEAEDLYKNSIDPFSALFDVVTLNLNFSDWLIKERGRQSQKTIQNALGSFHQEILGSISGCESLGKGKVIDLVNHDKKIIAEVKNKYNTTKGNHKTAVYDDLKKILQNEYNGYTGYYVEIIPRAKKEYDKEFTPPDNKTKKRRPTNVNIRVIDGKSFYALLSGDKDALKKLYYIIPDVIGDILGVDIKEIKNEKVFRNLFDVIY encoded by the coding sequence ATGAACTATTCGGTGCCAAAAAAACAATTATTACCCTTTATTGGTAATGAAGATTTGTATAAAAATGTTGAAGTTGTTTTAAATGTAGCTAATAGAACAATAAAAGAAGCAGAAGATTTATATAAAAACTCTATAGATCCATTTTCTGCTCTTTTTGATGTTGTTACATTAAATCTTAATTTTTCTGATTGGTTAATTAAGGAAAGAGGTAGACAGTCTCAAAAGACGATACAAAATGCCCTAGGAAGTTTCCATCAGGAAATATTAGGCAGTATTTCTGGTTGTGAGAGCTTAGGAAAGGGGAAGGTTATAGATTTAGTAAATCATGATAAGAAAATTATTGCTGAGGTAAAGAATAAATACAACACAACTAAAGGTAATCATAAAACAGCTGTTTACGATGATTTAAAAAAAATATTACAGAATGAATATAATGGTTATACGGGTTATTATGTTGAGATAATACCAAGGGCAAAAAAAGAATATGATAAAGAATTTACACCACCAGATAATAAAACTAAAAAAAGAAGACCAACGAATGTTAATATTAGAGTTATTGATGGGAAAAGTTTTTATGCTTTATTAAGTGGTGATAAAGATGCTTTAAAAAAACTATATTATATAATTCCTGATGTTATAGGGGATATTCTAGGAGTGGATATTAAGGA